In Colletotrichum higginsianum IMI 349063 chromosome 3, whole genome shotgun sequence, a genomic segment contains:
- a CDS encoding Kinesin-like protein: MPSLYSSASTPSLRSHDGPVKMDGGGNVRVVVRVRAFLPREIERGAECLVEMDPITQQTTLLVPNDDDPANAKAKTRKIIEEKSFTFDNSFWSHDINDKYYAHQEEVYNSLGEEFLDHNFEGYHTCIFAYGQTGSGKSYTMMGTPDQPGLIPRTCEDLFERIEAAQNETPNISYNVRVSYFEVYNEHVRDLLVPVVPHQPPYYLKIRESPTEGPYVKDLTEVPVRNLNEILRYMTMGDRSRTVASTRMNDTSSRSHAVFTIMLKQIHHDMETDETTERSSRIRLVDLAGSERAKATEATGQRLREGSNINKSLTTLGRVIGALADAKPGSRKRSKDVVPYRDSILTWLLKDSLGGNSKTAMIACIAPSDYEETLSTLRYADQAKRIRTRAIVNQDQISSAERDAQIVAMAEEIRVLQLSVSESRRREKDTKEQEEKLEEYQNHVATMQRMMEERSLVAEGKIRSLQTENEALRLHLKLALESLKNPIPAVTIKSPQPEGAEGETQGDRSAASGDKDDADDGESLYDDSDDTAYDSDVMEDSANDMQEYMRSLLSDLGMFRRKIGDDKERWVGENAALAGKVGV; this comes from the exons ATGCCGTCTCTATACTCGTCTGCTTCAACCCCGTCGCTGCGGTCGCACGATGGACCGGTCAAGATGGACGGGGGAGGCAATGTCCGagtcgtcgtccgagttcGGGCGTTTCTGCCCAGAG AGATTGAACGCGGTGCCGAGTGCCTGGTAGAGATGGACCCCATCACCCAGCAGACGACATTGCTTGtgcccaacgacgacgaccctGCGAATGCGAAGGCGAAGACCAGAAAGATCATCGAGGAGAAGTCGTTCACATTCGACAATTCGTTCTGGAGTCACGACATCAATGACAAGTACTACGCGCACCAGGAAGAGGTCTACAACAGCCTGGGCGAGGAGTTTCTCGATCACAACTTCGAAGGCTACCACACATGCATCTTTGCCTACGGCCAGACAGGTTCCGGCAAGAGTTACACGATGATGGGCACTCCCGACCAGCCAGGCTTGATACCTCGAACGTGCGAGGATCTCTTCGAGCGTATTGAGGCTGCGCAGAACGAGACGCCCAACATCTCCTATAACGTCAGAGTCTCCTACTTTGAGGTGTACAATGAGCACGTCCGCGACCTGCTGGTCCCGGTTGTGCCCCACCAGCCACCTTACTATCTCAAGATCAGAGAGTCGCCTACGGAGGGGCCGTACGTGAAAGATCTGACCGAGGTGCCGGTCCGAAATTTGAACGAGATACTACGGTACATGACCATGGGAGACAGGTCGAGAACTGTGGCCAGCACCCGAATGAACGACACAAGTAGCCGCAGCCACGCGGTCTTCACCATCATGCTCAAGCAGATCCATCACGATAtggagacggacgagacgaCGGAGCGCAGCTCGCGCATTCGACTGGTCGATCTAGCGGGCAGCGAGCGTGCCAAGGCAACCGAGGCGACGGGCCAGCGACTTCGCGAGGGTAGCAACATCAACAAGTCGCTGACGACGCTCGGTCGAGTGATAGGAGCGCTCGCCGATGCGAAGCCGGGCTCGAGGAAACGCAGCAAGGACGTTGTCCCGTACCGAGACTCGATCCTCACGTGGCTGCTGAAGGACTCACTGGGCGGCAACAGCAAGACGGCCATGATCGCCTGCATCGCGCCGTCGGACTACGAAGAAACCTTGTCGACGCTTCGCTACGCAGACCAGGCCAAGCGGATCCGCACGCGTGCCATCGTCAACCAGGACCAGATCTCGTCGGCGGAACGCGACGCCCAGATCGTGGCCATGGCGGAGGAAATCCGCGTGCTCCAGTTGTCGGTGTCGGagtcgcggcggcgggagaaGGACACTAAGGAGCAGGAAGAGAAGCTGGAGGAATACCAGAACCACGTCGCGACGATGCAGCGCATGATGGAGGAGCGCAGTCTCGTGGCGGAGGGCAAGATCCGCAGCCTGCAGACGGAGAACGAAGCGCTTCGACTGCACCTCAAGCTTGCGCTCGAGAGCCTCAAGAACCCGATCCCAGCCGTCACGATCAAGTCACCGCAGCCGGAGGGAGCAGAAGGCGAGACTCAAGGGGACAGATCGGCGGCGTCAGGGGACAAGGACGACGCAGACGATGGCGAGTCATTGTACGACGACTCAGACGACACGGCGTACGACTCGGACGTCATGGAGGACAGTGCCAATGACATGCAGGAATACATGCGCAGCCTGCTGAGCGATCTGGGCATGTTCCGCCGGAAGATTGGAGATGACAAGGAGCGCTGGGTCGGGGAGAATGCGGCCTTGGCGGGTAAGGTGGGTGTCTAG
- a CDS encoding PUL domain-containing protein — MDVHLLVYDLSRGLARQMSQSMLGFHLDAIYHTSIQLNGREYVYDGGIVAITPGSSHLGQPMERVFLGKTELPMVVIEEFLESLRPIFTVEAYDLWKHNCNNFSDSLAQFLLGKGIPEHIIKMPDAVLSSPMGRMLMPQLNQMINSSRQNGSILGIQNNRSANDYSSSQQTTKQQAKVRLVHSSQELDDALEAANKSCAIVLFTSATCPPCRVISPVFDELSAEGGDKAAFIKVDVSQLTPLPGKNYPRATPTFITYLHGEKEKEWAGADPVALRGNIQLLLQTAWPRHPHEFLNLPSFSNSDAKPVLFSKVPPLVKLLGKMGLTANEPAVQGIKLFVEARGTQGAAAAILPNMSEVSTFVQNSIQSLPVEVLFTVVDLFRCGLVDARFSGYFAEERGHKTVLAILNFVNSHSECPYALRLVTLQMACNFFSTPLFPEEILRNEALRAPIIQLISSSFLDDSHNNVRVSASSLMFNLALFSNKARREKSADVLPEGDMVELVASVLEAIGQEESSPEALQGMLLALGNLLYCTPVDGEVSDLMRAMDAEDTILGKKKQFPNEKMIAEVGFELIGKGLRRP, encoded by the exons ATGGACGTGCATCTCTTGGTGTACGACTTGTCCCGGGGCTTAGCCAGGCAAATGTCACAAAGTATGCTCGGATTCCATCTCGACGCAATCTACCACACATCAATCCAACTCAACGGCCGCGAATATGTTtacgacggcggcatcgtggCTATCACTCCGGGGTCGTCTCACCTGGGACAGCCCATGGAGCGGGTCTTCCTCGGCAAGACAGAATTGCCTATGGTTGTGATTGAAGAATTCCTGGAATCACTCAGGCCAATATTTACAGTTGAG GCCTACGACTTGTGGAAGCACAACTGCAACAACTTCTCGGACTCGCTTGCCCAATTTCTGCTTGGGAAGGGCATTCCGGAACACATTATTAAGATGCCTGATGCTGTGCTTAGTTCCCCGATGGGGAGAATGCTTATGCCTCAACTGAACCAAATGATCAACTCCAGCAGACAGAACGGCTCAATCCTTGGTATCCAGAACAACCGTTCCGCCAACGACTATAGCTCGTCACAGCAGACCACTAAACAACAGGCTAAGGTCAGACTTGTTCACAGTTCTCAAGAGCTAGACGATGCACTCGAGGCTGCAAATAAATCCTGCGCTATCGTCCTCTTCACCTCCGCAACCTGCCCGCCGTGTAGAGTAATCTCGCCTGTGTTTGACGAACTGTCCGCAGAAGGGGGCGATAAAGCTGCTTTCATCAAGGTCGACGTTTCTCAGCTTACACCGCTCCCCGGGAAGAACTACCCCCGGGCAACCCCTACGTTCATCACGTATTTGCacggagagaaggagaaggagtgGGCAGGTGCTGATCCCGTTGCTCTTCGAGGCAATATCCAGCTCTTGCTGCAGACGGCCTGGCCGCGACACCCTCATGAGTTTCTCAACCTACCAAGCTTCTCCAACTCTGATGCGAAGCCAGTGCTGTTCTCCAAGGTACCACCGCTGGTCAAGCTGCTGGGCAAGATGGGTTTAACGGCAAATGAGCCAGCCGTCCAGGGGATCAAGCTTTTTGTCGAGGCCCGAGGCACGCAGGGCGCAGCAGCCGCCATTCTTCCAAACATGAGCGAAGTCTCGACATTTGTGCAAAATTCGATCCAATCCCTCCCCGTCGAGGTGCTAttcaccgtcgtcgacctcttCCGATGCGGGCTCGTGGACGCCAGGTTCAGCGGATACTTCGCCGAGGAGCGGGGGCACAAGACTGTCTTGGCTATTCTCAATTTTGTCAACTCTCACAGCGAGTGTCCCTACGCCTTGCGGTTAGTAACGCTGCAGATGGCATGCAATTTCTTCTCGACCCCACTGTTCCCGGAAGAGATTCTGCGCAACGAGGCCTTGCGGGCTCCGATCATCCAATTGATATCGTCAAGTTTTCTTGACGACAGTCACAACAATGTCCGCGTGTCTGCCTCCTCGCTTATGTTCAACCTGGCGTTGTTCAGCAATAAAGCAAGACGAGAGAAGTCGGCGGACGTGCTGCCAGAGGGCGATATGGTCGAGCTGGTTGCGTCGGTGTTGGAGGCCATAGGACAGGAGGAGTCGTCTCCGGAGGCTCTGCAGGGAATGCTGCTTGCATTAGGCAACTTGCTGTACTGCACACCAGTTGATGGTGAGGTGTCAGACCTGATGAGGGCAATGGATGCAGAAGATACGATtttggggaagaagaagcagttCCCAAATGAGAAGATGATAGCAGAAGTGGGATTTGAACTTATAGGAAAGGGACTTAGACGGCCTTGA
- a CDS encoding Guanosine-diphosphatase — MRRTSVSLPTKQPARDPHEKPGRFAPAQQNTGLFAALRKMSQAQKTRWMRTGAIAFFVVFLFWYLSPRGVNVYDGGVSRGGAGGQVPTDASYGTEKCVQSSSKSKPIVQYVLMIDAGSTGSRIHVYKFNNCGSTPELEHEEFKMTEKSVGGLSKYKDDPEAAAATLDVLMDVAMQNVPDKLKSCSPVAVKATAGLRMVGTENADKILAAVRNRLETKYPFPVVAKEQNGVAIMDGADEGVYAWITTNYLLGKIGGPDKSPTAAVFDLGGGSTQIVFEPTFKGAADGGMPEKLAEGDHKYDLAFGGQKFELYQHSHLGYGLMSARKAVHKTLVQEIYESKKPDDSWVKQPIVHPCIAPGMVREVEVELDDNHPLGKTVTFNMTGPSQAAPAQCRNLAEKILKKDEGCKLAPCSFNGIHQPSLAKTFSREDVYIFSYFYDRTKPLGMPDSFTLREMHDLANSVCGGENSWDLFASIPGALKELQGRPEHCLDLNFMMALLHTGYEMPIDREVKIAKKIKGNELGWCLGASLPLLSPNSGWKCRIDQVN; from the exons ATGCGAAGAACTTCTGTGTCGCTGCCGACGAAGCAACCCGCCCGAGATCCACACGAGAAACCCGGTCGATTCGCACCTGCTCAACAGAATACTGGTCTGTTCGCAGCGCTGAGAAAGATGTCTCAAGCCCAGAAGACGAGGTGGATGAGGACAGGCGCCatcgccttcttcgtcgtcttcctcttctggTATCTGTCCCCCAGAGGCGTCAACGTCTACGACGGTGGAG TCTCCAGgggcggcgctggtggcCAAGTCCCCACGGATGCCTCCTACGGCACCGAAAAGTGCGTTCAGTCCAGCTCCAAGTCGAAGCCTATCGTCCAGTACGTTTTGATGATCGACGCCGGCAGCACGGGCTCCCGGATCCATGTCTACAAGTTCAACAACTGCGGCTCCACTCCCGAACTCGAGCACGAAGAGTTCAAGATGACTGAGAAGTCGGTCGGCGGTCTGAGCAAGTACAAGGACGACCCCGAGGCTGCCGCTGCGACTCTCGACGTCTTGATGGATGTCGCCATGCAGAACGTCCCTGATAAACTCAAGTCCTGCAGCCCCGTCGCGGTGAAAGCGACGGCCGGACTTCGCATGGTCGGAACCGAGAATGCCGACAAGATCCTCGCGGCCGTCCGCAACCGTCTCGAGACCAAGTACCCcttccccgtcgtcgccaaggagCAGAACGGAGTTGCAATCATGGATGGTGCCGACGAAGGTGTTTATGCCTGGATCACGACCAACTACCTCCTCGGCAAGATTGGCGGTCCCGACAAGAGTCCCACTGCCGCCGTTTTCGACCTCGGCGGTGGCTCGACCCAGATTGTCTTCGAGCCCACCTTTAAGGGAGCTGCGGACGGAGGCATGCCAGAGAAGCTCGCGGAGGGTGACCACAAGTACGACCTTGCTTTCGGCGGACAAAAGTTCGAGCTCTACCAGCACTCCCATCTCGGATATGGTTTGATGAGCGCCCGCAAGGCTGTTCATAAGACCTTGGTCCAGGAGATCTACGAGAGCAAGAAGCCCGATGACAGTTGGGTCAAGCAGCCCATTGTCCACCCTTGCATCGCCCCCGGCATGGTCagggaggtcgaggtcgagctggaTGACAACCACCCTCTCGGCAAGACGGTGACCTTCAACATGACTGGCCCCTCTCAGGCTGCCCCTGCTCAGTGCCGCAACCTCGCCGAGAAGATTttgaagaaggacgagggctGCAAGCTCGCTCCATGCTCCTTCAACGGTATTCATCAGCCCTCGCTGGCCAAGACCTTTAGCCGTGAGGATGTCTACATCTTCTCCTACTTCTACGACCGTACCAAACCCCTCGGCATGCCTGACTCCTTCACCCTTCGCGAGATGCACGACCTTGCCAACTCCGTCTGTGGCGGCGAGAACTCGTGGGATTTGTTCGCCAGTATTCCTGGCGCGCTCAAGGAGCTCCAGGGCCGCCCGGAGCACTGCCTCGACCTCAACTTTATGATGGCCCTCCTCCACACCGGATACGAGATGCCCATCGATCGCGAGGTCAAGATTgccaagaagatcaagggcaACGAGCTGGGCTGGTGCCTCGGTGCTAG TTTgccccttctctctcctaACTCCGGCTGGAAATGCAGGATCGACCAGGTCAACTAG